The proteins below are encoded in one region of Odocoileus virginianus isolate 20LAN1187 ecotype Illinois chromosome 18, Ovbor_1.2, whole genome shotgun sequence:
- the LOC139039507 gene encoding interferon beta-2-like: protein MTYRCLLQMVLLLCFSTTALSRNYSLLRFQQRRSDTVCQKLLRQLPSTPQHCLEVRMDFQVPEEMRQAQQFQKEDAVLVIYEMLQQIFSILTRDFSSTGWSETVIEDLLVELQGQMDHLEPIQKEIMQKKNFTMGDMTVLHLKKYYFNLGQYLKSMEYNSCAWTVVRVQMLMNFSFLKSLTGYLRD, encoded by the coding sequence ATGACCTACCGGTGCCTCCTCCAGATGGTTCTCCTGCTGTGTTTCTCCACCACAGCTCTCTCCAGGAACTACAGCTTGCTTCGATTCCAGCAAAGGAGGAGTGATACGGTGTGTCAGAAACTCCTGCGGCAGTTACCTTCAACTCCTCAACATTGCCTCGAGGTCAGGATGGACTTCCAGGTCCCTGAGGAGATGAGGCAAGCACAGCAGTTCCAGAAGGAAGATGCCGTATTGGTCATCTATGAGATGCTCCAGCAGATCTTCAGTATTCTCAccagagacttctccagcactgGCTGGTCTGAGACTGTCATTGAGGACCTCCTTGTGGAACTCCAAGGGCAGATGGATCATCTGGAGCCAATCCAGAAGGAAATCATGCAGAAGAAAAACTTCACTATGGGAGACATGACCGTTCTTCACCTGAAGAAATATTACTTCAACCTTGGGCAGTACCTGAAGTCCATGGAGTACAACAGCTGTGCCTGGACAGTCGTGCGAGTGCAAATGCTCATGAACTTTTCTTTCCTGAAGAGCCTAACAGGGTACCTCCGTGACTGA